The genomic interval AAATATGGTTTCCGGAACAATATGGAGATAAAGTAACTTTTGAGAAGTAGGGGTTGATTATTATAAATAAAATAAAGTTGATATTAAGTCTGTGTTTTGTTGTTATAACTATTACTGGATGCGGTTTATTGAAACCAAGTCAGGAACAAAATACTATACCTAATAATAAATATGCGATAGTTGATACGAATTATGGCGTTTTTAAGATAGAATTGGAGAATAAAGCGCCACAAACTGTGGCTAATTTTATAAAGTTGGCTAATGAAGGTTTTTATAATGGGACAATCTTTCATCGAGTTATTGCCGGATTTATGATTCAAGGAGGCGATCCTAAGGGGGATGGTAGTGGTGGTCCGGGCTATACTATCAAGGATGAATTTAACCAGGCTTTAACGCATGATAAAGAAGGGATAGTGTCGATGGCTAACGCGGGACCTAATACTGGTGGGTCACAATTTTTTATTACGTTGGATAAAACTTCTTGGCTAGATGGTAAACATAGTGTTTTTGGCAAGGTTATAGAAGGTATGGCGGTAGTAAAGAAAATTGGTGCTGTAAAAACCGATGCTAAAGATAAACCGTTAGAGCCAGTGATTATTAAAGAAATTAAAATAATTCAAGAATAAAATGGCATTTGTATATATATTAGAATGCAGTGATAAAACTTTATATACTGGCTGGACTGTAGACTTAATTAAAAGAGTAGAGCTTCACAATAATAAAAAAGGTGCTAAGTATACCAAAGCTAGGGTTCCGGTGAAATTGGTTTATTATGAAGAATATGAAGAAAAAATTATGGCACAAAAGCGTGAATTTGCGATAAAAAAATTATCGCGAAAGCAAAAGTTAAATTTAATACAAGGGTTTTTACAGAAAGACTTTAAAGTTTAGCAACTGACTTCAAAGTCTTTCTTGTTTATGGTAAAAATTATTGCTAATATTCTAATTTTGTAATAATATGGTTATAAGACATGTTCATTGAATTAATATTAGAGAATAGAGAAATATATTAAAAAGGGTGAATGCATATGGAAAAAGAACAGGATGTAAAAGTTACCGAACTTAAGATGGAAGATGTTTTTGATATGGATTTTTTGCAAGAGTTTCAAGATGACTTTGCAAAATCATTAGGGATGACGAGTGTTACGGTCGATATCGAAGGCAATATGGTTACTAAACCTAGTTATTTTACTGACTTTTGTATGAAATACACGAGGAATTCCCAATTGGCAGTAAACGATGCATGGAATGTGATCGTAAAGGCGGGGAGGTATCAGCTCAAACTGGTAAGCCGGCAATTTATGAATGTCATGCCGGTTTAGTGGATTTTGCGGCACCGATTATTTTAAACGGAAAACAAATTGGCTCAATTTTGGGAGGTCAGGTTTTAACGGAACCGCTGACAAATGAAGATAAGTATCGCAAAATTGCTGAAGAAATTGGGGTTAATCCTGATGATTATGTTAAAGCGGTGCGAAAAATAAATTATATTTCTCGTGATAGATTAGAAGCGGCAGCAAATGTTCTTTATTTAATGGCTAATGCTTTTTCACGAATGGGTTATTATAAATATACT from Negativicutes bacterium carries:
- a CDS encoding GIY-YIG nuclease family protein → MAFVYILECSDKTLYTGWTVDLIKRVELHNNKKGAKYTKARVPVKLVYYEEYEEKIMAQKREFAIKKLSRKQKLNLIQGFLQKDFKV
- a CDS encoding peptidylprolyl isomerase codes for the protein MINKIKLILSLCFVVITITGCGLLKPSQEQNTIPNNKYAIVDTNYGVFKIELENKAPQTVANFIKLANEGFYNGTIFHRVIAGFMIQGGDPKGDGSGGPGYTIKDEFNQALTHDKEGIVSMANAGPNTGGSQFFITLDKTSWLDGKHSVFGKVIEGMAVVKKIGAVKTDAKDKPLEPVIIKEIKIIQE